CCAGCACCACCACGCTGTTCGTCATCACGTCCACGTACCAGGCATGCACGGCGCGGCCCGCCATCCGGCTGTCGCGGTCCAGCCGGGCCTTCACCGCCTCCAGCTCCGCCTGCGTGTACTTCACCTTCTGGGGCACCGCCCCCGCGCGGCGCACCGCGTCCGCGTCCGCGTCCGTCGTCACGCCCACCACCAGCGCGCTGCCGTCCGCGTTCATCCACGCGCCGCCAAAGCGCGCGCCCAGCTCCGCGCGCAGGGTCCCCTCCACGCGCACCGCCGCCGCCTCCGACGCCAGCCGCTGCTTCGCGCCGTCCGCCGTCAGGCCCAGGTCCCGCTGCATCGCGGAGAGCAGGTCGGGCGACACGTCGTGCGCCAGCGCCGCTTCCGCCTGTGAAGGCGCCGCCATCGCCATCGAGGGAATCACGCTCAACGTGGCGCCAGCGAACAGCGCCGTCGCGGTGGAGAACAGCCCGGAGGTCCGCTTCATCGGGTCCTGCCTTTCATGCTTCGGGGAGCCCGAAGCGAAACCCGACTGAGCCGCGAAGGTCAATCAATTCAAGGATTGCTTAAAATCTCCGACATTTTTGCGTGGCCGAAGAAAGTCAGAGGAAACAAGAAGGCCCGGTGCGTCATGAGACGCACCGGGCCTGGGGACTTGCTTCGGTGTCGAGCGGAAGTTAGCGCTTCGCGCGCGGGGCCAGCGCGCGGGCGGGGGCCCGGCGGCGGCGCAGCGCGACAGCGCCCAGCATCAGCAGGGCACCGGCGAAGGGCAGGGTGCCGGACGTGCCGGACGCGCTGCAGCCCCCCGCCATGGCGTCGGACGAGTCCGGCAGGCCATTGGGGTTGTTGGACACGGGCGTGGGGGTGGGCGTCTGGCCGCCCACGCTGGGGAGCTGGGTGGTGGGCAGCTGCGGCGCCGGGGTCTCCGTCGCCGGGGTCTCCGTCACCGGCGTGGGGTCTTCCTGCGGGATGGTCGTGTCATCCGGCACGGGCGTGGGCACGGGCGTCTCCTCCACCGGCGCGGGCGCGGGCGGCATCACGTCCTCGAGCGTCGTCGCCATGGTGAAGCCGTCGTGGAAGATGGTCCCTTCGGGCTTGATGGCGTTGTCGCGGTACAGGCCCATCTTCAGGTAGTTGAGCTCCTTGCCGAACTGGTTGGCGCCGTAGGTCTTCGGCAGCACGTGCTCGCCGTTGTGCCACAGCTCCACGAAGCCGACCTTCTTGTCGGAAGACCACTTCACGTGCAGCACGAAGTCGTGCCAGTTGCCCTTGTCGATGGAGGTCTGCCACAGCACGGGTGTGGTGTTACCGCCCACGCGCAGGTTGATCTTGTCCCCGCGCACGAAGAACTCCAGCGGCGGCGAGCCACAGCAGCTCTCCTGGTGCCACTGGGTGATGACCTGCCACGAGTCATGCACCGGGTAGTTCGAGGGAAAGAGCGTGCTCCACTTGTAGTAGTACTCCTTCCCCTGCGTCTCGTGGGTCAGGTAGAGCAACTCGTTGCGGTTGCCGCTGGCGTTGATGGGATTGTCGCCCTGCTTCACAGTGGCCTTGAGGGCGTACCTGCCGTCACGCACCACGTCGGTCACGACCTGCAAGCGGCTGTTGGCAACGGCCTGTTGGCGCGTCCACTGGGACGTGTTGCCGGTCTCGAAGTCGCCCTTCCAGAGAACGCCAGCGAAAGACAGGGCCGGCATCAGGGAGGCCGCGGCAACGAGCTGAAGGAGTCGCTTCAAACAGGGGTCCTTTCGGTCCGGGTTGGGCCACGAGGACACGCGGCGGGAAAAAAGCCTTCCCGCCCCCTCCCGCCTGCCAACCCCCTGCCGCACGCGCGCCTGGCGGGCCGCCTGGTGGGGCATGAAGCGGACAAGGCCCTGCCGCCCGTCACTTCCCCAGGCATGCCGAAGCGCGTGATTCCGGGTGGATGCGGGCGCTCAAACCATCCGGCGAGAGCAGCCGTGCAGCCGAGCCCCCGGGCGTCATCCCCCCAACAACCTGACGGCCCGGCGCCCTGTCTCCCTGTCGCATCGGACGTGGGAAGTGGGGCCTTTTTTCAAGATCGGCGGAGCAGCCCGTCTATTGGTGCGTGTGTCACCCCAAACATCCGATGCGCCTGTTCTCCCACCGCCTTGCTGCCCACCGCGTCATGGAACGCCTGGAGGCAGGGGACGGAGCCAGGTCGGCGTTCGTCGGAGGTTGGTGTAGAACGGCCCGGAGGGGCGGCAGGGGGGAGACGCCCGAGGGGACCGCATGGTG
The sequence above is drawn from the Corallococcus sp. NCRR genome and encodes:
- a CDS encoding polysaccharide lyase, which codes for MKRLLQLVAAASLMPALSFAGVLWKGDFETGNTSQWTRQQAVANSRLQVVTDVVRDGRYALKATVKQGDNPINASGNRNELLYLTHETQGKEYYYKWSTLFPSNYPVHDSWQVITQWHQESCCGSPPLEFFVRGDKINLRVGGNTTPVLWQTSIDKGNWHDFVLHVKWSSDKKVGFVELWHNGEHVLPKTYGANQFGKELNYLKMGLYRDNAIKPEGTIFHDGFTMATTLEDVMPPAPAPVEETPVPTPVPDDTTIPQEDPTPVTETPATETPAPQLPTTQLPSVGGQTPTPTPVSNNPNGLPDSSDAMAGGCSASGTSGTLPFAGALLMLGAVALRRRRAPARALAPRAKR